TAAATCAAGCGATTCGCCTCAATCCTAACTCTAGTGATTCTTACTATTTCCGCGCTCTTACCTACTTGCAACAAGGAGACAAACGAAAGGCTATTGATGATTTCCAGAAATCAGTCAACCTGTATCAGGGTGGAAACGACGAGTGGTACCAAAATGCACAATACAGAATCAGAGAACTTCAGCAATAGCTTTCAATCATTTTACAACTACTAAAATTAGTTTTCAAACGAATCAACCATTTCATCAACTATTTTGCTAAGTTCATCATATTTTTCCGATCCTGCCTCGTAAGTAATAACGTAAGCCTTCTGATCTTTCACGTTACCAACTTCCATCAATTTCAAACTTTTATTATTCTCATCCTTTCCCGTATAAACCACTTGAAAAGCCGGACGCTTTGCCAGAGTAGCTTTCTCATTTTGCCCTTCAATTTTATATTTTTTTATTTGCTTTTTATCATCTAAAAATTCATTTTCAATATAGTTCACAGACTGCTTTGTATATTCCTGTAAAGACAGCCAATTAGGTAAAGTTTTAACACTAATCAGCACATTAGCTTTAGAAGGCTCATGCACAAACTTAACCACCTCCCCATCAATGCCGATTTCTTGCGGCTTCCAGTCCTTCGGGTGTTTAATACTTATCTTATACTGAGAATTCTTATAAGTCTTAAAATTATCCGAACTCACATTTTCCTTTGAATCGGGCGAATTCGACATTTGTTGAATCCCAGCAATAAAACCGGGCAAGCCGAAAATCAACGCCAGAAATCCAATAACTACTCCCGTAACAAGCTGAGCGACAGCAGTTGGATCACCAGCCATCATTGCTGCCAAAAACGACTTGTATCGAATCCGACGGGGAAGACTTAATTTTGTAAGAGCTTGCAAGACATTATCTGCTGACTCATAGCGCTCCCTAAAACTTGGATGCACCATCTTTTCGATAATTGCTTTAAGTTTAGCGCTCGTTTTTGTCCCGCTCGGCCACATAACCAGCGACATATTCGGATCTTTAGGAATATCTCCAGCAGATAACCCAGTCAGCGCTTGCATCCCAATCATCCCCACCGCATAGATATCGCTATTAAATTCAGGATTGCCATTCTTTTGTTCTGGCGGTGCATAGCCGGGAATACTTGCTTGCACCTGATTAGAAGAATTACTCCCCAGATAGCCAACTCGTTTAGCCGAACCAAAATCAATCAATACAAGTTTTGAGTCAGAGGTTCGCCTAATTAAATTTGAAGGGTTAATATCGCAGTGAATAATCTTTTTTTCGTGAACAAACTTGACAAGTACCAAAATTTCCAGCAACAGGCGAATCACCTCACCCTCACTCAACCGCTGACTCGGTTTAAGTTCTTGACTTAAATCGTGACCCTCAATATAGTCTTGAACTAAATAAAATTGAGAATTATCTTCACCAATGGTAAAAAGCTGTGGAATTTGGTCATGTTTTAAGTCATCTAAAATTTGAGCTTCAGCCTTCAAGCCATCTTGTGCCTGCTGAGAGGTCAAAGGAGGGGATAGTGGTTGCTTGAGGCGTTTAACCACACGCAAATCCTGATTAAGTTTCTCCCGATCTTTAGCGAAATAAATATGACAATAATTAGTATCTT
Above is a genomic segment from Microcoleus sp. bin38.metabat.b11b12b14.051 containing:
- a CDS encoding serine/threonine-protein kinase produces the protein MLGQTIFGHYEITEHLKDTNYCHIYFAKDREKLNQDLRVVKRLKQPLSPPLTSQQAQDGLKAEAQILDDLKHDQIPQLFTIGEDNSQFYLVQDYIEGHDLSQELKPSQRLSEGEVIRLLLEILVLVKFVHEKKIIHCDINPSNLIRRTSDSKLVLIDFGSAKRVGYLGSNSSNQVQASIPGYAPPEQKNGNPEFNSDIYAVGMIGMQALTGLSAGDIPKDPNMSLVMWPSGTKTSAKLKAIIEKMVHPSFRERYESADNVLQALTKLSLPRRIRYKSFLAAMMAGDPTAVAQLVTGVVIGFLALIFGLPGFIAGIQQMSNSPDSKENVSSDNFKTYKNSQYKISIKHPKDWKPQEIGIDGEVVKFVHEPSKANVLISVKTLPNWLSLQEYTKQSVNYIENEFLDDKKQIKKYKIEGQNEKATLAKRPAFQVVYTGKDENNKSLKLMEVGNVKDQKAYVITYEAGSEKYDELSKIVDEMVDSFEN